The DNA segment AGATAATGAGATAATAACAAGACTCAAGTACGTTCCTTGCATGCTAAACAATTGATTTTAGTCACAGGCATTTGCCAGTCTCTTCCATGCTATTGTATGGTGTCAGAAGTTTATGTTCTGTCAATAAAGGGTCTTCCAGCAGGCTGTGCAATGCGTTGGTACACATATCTGTTGTGAGTTTCCAGAAGTTATTCTTGAAACTTACACATCATTCCCTGAGTTACTCTCTTTTAACACTCTCGAGGGCATTCTGATGTGTCAGTGGAACATACCTAATAAATTCATTCCAAGGCAGCATTTGGAATATCATAAGAGATCTtaagaacaaaaacagacaaatacaccaAAGTCAACAGTACATGGAGATTTAAAGATTAACTTGTCTAGCCTCATAAGATTTTCACATCAATTTTCCCTGAAATATCAGACCCATCTGTATGGAAGCTATTTATTTGAACCAAGACAGATTTTAAGTCTAGCAGGCTGGGAAATTTTTATCCTAAATGCAAGCAAGATGTGTTCACCTATAAAAACCACATCAGTAAAAGGGTGCAATCTGTATGGTATTTTTGACCAATAGTGCTAACAGAGAGTCtagttttttttcctcctgcatTTCTTTCTCAATTCATGCAgattaattttcacaaaatttatGAATGCTTTTATCCAATATGTTTCATCTGAAAGCTTCTATTTAGGCATTCTAAAGGAAAGGGGTGAACAGTCCTGGTTTTAATGCATTTATCAGTGTTAGATTATTAATATCAGTTTAAAGATGACTATTATTCTGCCATCAGGTTTTCTTAATAAGGGAAATGCTTGACTCTTTGGTTGATTTTTACTCTGAACCTCAAACTAAGAATGAAGCTGTCTACTCCTCTGTCCTAAAGTTTATTGTAGTAAATCCACATGCAAATCATTTTTGAAAACTTTCCTATTATACTCATCTATTCCACTacgttttttcttcttttagtgtcAGCTAAACCAAGACCCCACAGTGATGAATATTCCAAGAAGATTCCTCCTCCCAAACCGAAGCGAAATCCGAACACTCAGCTGAGCACATCTTTCGATGAAACGTACATCAAAAAGCACGGGCCCCGGAGGACGTCGCTGCCGCGGGACTCCTCCTTGTGCCAGATGGGCAGCCCCGCGGGAGACCCTGAGGAAGAGGAGCCCGTGTACATCGAGATGGTGGGGAACATTCTCAGAGACTTCAGGAAGGAGGACGACGACCAGAGCGAGGCCGTCTACGAGGAAATGAAATACCCCATCTTTGACGACTTGGGCCAAGATGCCAAATGTGACTTTGACCATCACAGCTGTTCTTCGCAGTGTGCTACTCCCACGGTGCCTGACTTGGACTTCGCCAAGGCCTCAGTGCCATGCCCCCCCAAGGGGCTGCTTTGCGACATCCCCCCACCCTTCCCCAACCTGCTTTCTCACAGGCCCCCGCTGCTGGTATTCCCCCCTGCCCCCGTGCATTGCTCCCCCAACTCCGACGAGTCCCCGCTCACTCCTCTGGAGGTCACGAAGCTTCCCGTGCTGGAAAACGTGTCTTACATGAAACAGCCAGCGGGGGCGTCGCCCTCCGCGCTGCCGTCCCACGTCCCCGGCCATGCGAAACTGGAGAAAGAGCAGGCCGCGGCCCTGGGAcctgcctctgccactcctgCGCTCTCCTCGTCGCCCCCGCCCCCGTCCACGCTGTACCGAACCCAGTCTCCCCATGGCTACCCTAAAAGTCACTCCACCTCTCCCTCCCCCGTCAGCATGGGGAGGTCCCTGACTCCCCTGAGCCTCAAAAGGCCTCCCCCTTACGACGCTGTGCATTCGGGCAGCCTCTCAAGGAGCTCTCCTTCAGTGCCTCACTCGACCCCCAGACCCGTGTCGCAAGATGGGGCCAAGATGGTCAACGCCGCGGTGAATACCTACGGGGCAGCCCCGGGTGGCTCCCGGTCCCGGACACCCACGAGCCCGCTGGAGGAGCTGACTAGCCTCTTCTCCTCCGGCCGCAGCCTGCTGCGTAAGTCGTCCAGTGGCCGGCGCTCCAAAGAGCCTGCAGAGAGTAAGTGTGCAGGACCTGCCTGAGCCTCAGAGCCCAGTGCCAGGCTTACAACCAGGGTGAAGCCCATTGTGTGCGGATAATGCACAGAGTACAGGGTCTTGAGGCCTTGGAGTTGAAATCTTAGCATGCAAAATGTGTTAGTTCATTTTTGCCGTGCTAAACCAAATAGTGTATCCTGAAAGTATTAACAATGGCAGTCTGCACAATATACTATTTCCTATTTAAAAGAAGagtgattttgaaaaataaggtaTAAAAGCTAAATTCTTGCAATGGTCCTGGAAAGTTGAACAGTGAAAATAGGGACCACTATGGAATTTTAGGTATGTGCAGACAATGCACGGAGTACGTGGTCTTGAGGCCTTTGAGTTGCAATCTTAACATGCAAAATGTGTTAATTCACTTTTGCCACACTAAGCCAAATAGTGTATCTTGAATGTAAgctgaaagaattaaaaatgacaatctgcacaatataacatttttaaataggaaatgTTATATTCCTATTTAAGAGTGTTTAAAAAAAGGTACAAAATCTAAATTCTTACAATGGCCCTGGAAAGTCAAACAGTGAAAACAGAGACCAGTATGGAATTTTTAGGTAAATAACTTGATTTGGGGGCAGGGGAGTGGGGGGCGGAATTAAACATTCAAACATGCAATTGATAAATGTTAAAACTTGCCTTCATCTTATATTAAAATCTTCTTGAGGCCAATCATGgtagctcgcgcctgtaatcccagcactttgggaggcccaggcgggtggatcacgaggtcaggaggtcgagaccatcctggctaacactgtgaaaccccgtctctactaaaaatacaaagaaaattagccggatatggtggcaggcatctttagtcccagctactcgggaggctgaggcaggagaatggcatgaacccaggaggcagagcttgtagtaagcccagatcatgccactgccctccaggctgggcgatagagtgagactccgtctcaaaaaaaaaaaaaaaaaaaaaaccttcttgaGCAAATTCCCATTAGAAAACCTCTGTTGGAAAGAAAGCAGTTTGATTAGAATTTAGGCTCTTCTTTGACATACAAAATGATTCTCTCTGTATACTTCATGTTCTTGTATTTTTACCATTACTATAAATGAGAATAGacccattattttccttttaaaagtcaTGGCGATTTACATCTTATTTCTATGATACTCTTCCTAGATCCATCAATATATAACTTACAGAAAAGTCACTAAGGTGGTGAACATTACTTTTACTACTGAATTTCAAAGACCAGGAAGTTTATCTATCTCAATGACTAACACTTTTATGGGTACTAAATTCACAATTCACAAGTATATAGTAAAGTCAAAACAGACCCAGATTAGTTTTTTCTATGTCCATttcattaaattatatttctttctcttatttaaaaatgcCTTAGGCACCTAAGCTGATAATCAATCACTTACATCTCAAGTAGTCCCtccatgtgatttttttatttatctattcatacACTCATACTGAGAACTTTccttaaaggaaaagaaactctCAATACTTTTGATGATGAATATGACAATGGCATTTTTTAGATAATTAATATTCCTTGGTAGTTACAAgccactaattctttttttttccctttacccAGAGACTTATGAAAATGTTAGCTACTTCAATAATTGCCCCCAAAACATTTTAATTGCCTAAGTGAAAGGCATACATTTCTAATATATTAGGCATGTCTGGAGTTATATGCATgcgtatgtacatacatacataaaattattttaagaattgtATTTAAAACTAGGAACAATCTATTTCTAGAGCAGTTGTCAACTAGGGCAATTTGTCCCCcaggatatttggcaatgtctagagatgGTATTGGTTGTTACAACTGGGGGTGTTACTGACATCTATTGGGTAAAAGCCACAGATGCTGCTTAACAGCATATAATGCACAAGACTGCCACCTGATCCCACACAGACGCAAAGAATGATCTGGTCTAccatgtcaatagtgccaaggttggaAAACCCTGGTCTAGATAATTTACTAAGGTTTAAAGTTTCTTCCAGATAATTCATTGATTGATTTGGTTTTCATACAGATCAAATAAGGTATttagaataagagaaaattttttttaaacattttactttaaaaacataatggGTATTGTGAAATTAATAGAAGTTTCATCTTAGAATTGGTGAGACAATTGGATTTCCTCCCTATCTATCAGCTTCTTTGGAGGATCCTTAACAGCTCCAGCTGGCAGCTATGCCAATTAACtagaaaaaaagtatatgtaaAAGAAATGATTAACTAATGAAGCTGTTTCAAGAAAAATCCATCTGTTAGAATCAGTCTATGTGCTATATGTCACAGACTTCCCCATCCGACTCCAAAAACAAGCTTTGTGGACTTCTAAAACAAAGCTTGTACGTGGAAGAGTGGTCAAGGCTCTTTATAGCTTTTAGGGAGCCAAGGATTGAATTATTTGACATGTGCTATTAACCATGCATCAACTCTGCAGAGAAAGGGCATGCCCCTGAGTTACATTAACCTCAATATTTTACTTTACGTAAATGGAAGGGAGGAAAATGCAGGTAATACAAAtgaataatcaaaaaatcaaatggaCAAATCaaattgctatttatttttgaCTCTCGAGGAAAGTAGAAAGACACCATTAGATGCTCACAAAATCAAAAGGGCTCTCAGAATCTTTCCATAATGCAAAAAATAGAACCAAAGTTGTTCATTGGGAATTAACTAGTAGTTTCTGTTGCAGTACACTCATGGATACAATTCTTCCCTTTACTCTTCCCAGACAGGATTTGTGGACCTGTTGATACCTTAGGGACAGAATAAGTGATATGAAGTAGTATAACATTTATGACCCTGAGTCTCATTATTCTTTTTAAGTTTCAGGAATTTTCTACATTTCAGGAATAAAAGCAAAACTGATATCTCTATTTTCCAAGCCTCTGTTGGTTTAGTGGAGAAGTCAGTTTTAAGAATTTACTAATATTTAATCTAAACAAATATAGTCTTTAATTAAGGAAAATGATGTCAAATAAAATGTATACCATAAactcatttttaatatcattttataaattgATACAAAATGTATCAATTTCATGTTTTAAAGGTTTATAATTGTTGATGGGGATTGGTCAATAGAGAAGAAATAAGACAAATGAGGTAGATTATAATTAAATTTCATTTCGTTTCACAATTTTCAAAATATGGCCTTCACATTCATTGTTATAGGAAGTGTTTTTTCCTGGTTGATGGGACATTGTCATGTTTATCTATGATTAAATTAGGACACCTGATAGTCTGTAGCTCTAGTACTTTTTCAGTTGgtgattattaatattttttaaaaattttgtgcagAGAGGTGAATGACATGAGACATGTAAGAAGTGATCAGCTCATATGCTATTGGTATAAATTTTTGTGTAAATGGTAAGCAGGTCAGGTACAAATATTTTTGTGATGAACTTTGGagacttaaatgaaaataatttactacctatcattttcatctttcttttgcattttttagtatattcattatgattttgatttggttttttaGAATATGTAGGTCACAAATGGgccatttcattttaatatatcaGGTGCCATGAATCATAGAAATTAATAACcaaaccaaattttaaaagtagaaaacttTCTTTATTCCCTCAaacaagaaatgtttttaaaaagaaatttttaacctGCGTATCAGTCAGTTTTCACTCTGCTACAAAGAACTActcaagactgggtgatttataaagaaaagaagtttaattggctcacagttccacatggcttgggaggcctcagaaaacttacaatcatgatggaaggcgaaggggaagcaaagacctttttcacatggtggcaggaaagagctCGCAAGAGCAGGGAAGATTGCCTTGTAAAAcaattagatcttgtgagaactcactatcacaagagcagcatggggaaaaccacccccctgattcagtcacctcccacctggtccctcccttaACACGTGTGGATTATGGgaattataatttgagatgagatttggttggggacacagagccaaaccatatcagcctgtATTCAACATAGATGAGCAAATGTACATTTCTATGAAAAAGTACAAGATCTAATGAAGAACATAGTTAAAATTTACAATCTGAGGGAAAGAGTGAGATTGAGATGTTATAAATggagaaatgtaaatttaaaatgtagagaaaaagtaGAAGATGAAGCAGCAAAGGAAGAGACTTAATGAATAAACTAAGGCACTAAGATATAAAAGACATGCATGCCCAGGGGCAGAAGGGCATGTGAACAGATGTGGGCACCAAGAAGTGAGGCACATAGAAAGGGATTAGTCTTTATTGGAGATGTTTAAGAATGCTAACAGGCCTTGATCCTGCCAGAACTTTTGGAATCTTCCTCATGGTATCCTCTGAGGTGTCTTCAGGTCTTTGGGTGTAGCTCAACTCCTAAATACCTTTGAAGAATTCCAGAGTGCAAGAGCTTCCAAATCTAGCCCCTAACTCTCGTCAGGTTGCTCCTTTCAGAAAGAGACATGTAGAACAGGGCAGAAGGCATGGGGCATGGTGGAGCTCCAGAAGCAGGGATGAAAACGAAGGTGCAGGCCCACCCAACTCCTGTCATTATTATTAAAAGAGAAATGATGTCTTggtattacaaaaaaaaagctatatCATACTCAACCATATTCTACATTATTGGAGATTCATAAGTTTTCCTATTAAATCTCAtctttcagcctttaaaaagtagttaatacttttcttttttagatggattctcgctctgcagcccacgctggagtgcagtggtgcaatctcagctcactgcaaccactgccacccctcctgggttcaagcaattctcctgcttccgtctcccgagtagctaggattacaggcatgcaccaccacgcttggctaatagtttgtatttttagtagagacggggtttcaccatgttggccaggctgatctcgaactcctgacctcaggttatctgcaagccttggcttcccaaagtgctggaattataggcatgagctactgcacccagccagtatttaattcttttagatgtcatattatatttttaaaattatagatataAATGAGTCTTGTAGATCTGATGGAATAGAACTAGGAATCAGATATCATCTTTGCGTTTtcattgactttaaaaaaaaaaaaaatccacatagaaACCACAGCtccaaacacacaaaacaaacccACAAAAACCGAAAAACACCTAACCCCTGCCTCACATGGACATACAGGCCCACATACCTCTCTCCTTTTTTGTGGTGTATGAGGTCCGGTGATATCTGAAACATTAGGCATTGATTATGAAGGAGCTGCTCCAACTAACTcttactaatttaatttttaaagaatttgtaaataaaaaattatgaagtttatttttaaactgtgtaaattaacagaattattttggaaaaacgatttttaaatatgttactatttttatatgctgttccgtttgtaagaaaaaaagaagggtcTACTAACGTACACTGGCTGTCTTGGTAACTCAGGGTCGTTGTTGTGATAGTCACTGTGCACCTGCCACAGGCTAATGCAAAGTGTCGAGCAAGTTGACCCGAACAGGGGAGGCCTCACACAACGGTGGTAATCATTGTTTCTGGTCATCCGTAATAGCAGTGACACAGTATTGATAGCTTATTATTCTGCTGAGATGTCTTTAGGGCCTATTTGAGATTGCAGACCTGAAGTGCCATCTACTATTATATCATTTAAATTCACTTAAATTCTTATGTCTGTTTCCAGTGGTTTTCCtaccttctccctttctttcagaTAGTTTTATTGATGCATCTAGCTTCTCCCACCATCTctgcctctcctcttctcttttcattcttttcctcatTGTAATATCaaatcaaaaatcagttgtgGACCAAGAAACCAGATACCAATCTTGTCTGAGAAGCCTCTCAACTGATTAAAGTATGTGACCTGTGACACAGCGACTGTGTGTCTTGTACTTCCAAAGGCCACTTTATCCACCAACTAGGTCTTGCCTAGAGTTCTGGATTCATATCTGAGAGGTTAGGAACATCGACTTCCCAAAATAAGATATCCTGGAAAACATggaataaatgttagttttttttttttttttttttttttttttttttgagaatctaCACATTTTGTTTAGCCTACTTAATATACATTttgaggctggatgtggtggctgactcctgtaatcccaacactttgggaggccaaggtgggaggattgcttgagctcaggatatcgtgaacagcctgggcaacatactgagactatatctctactaaaaataatatatatatatatatatatatatatatacatatatatatatttatttattagctgggtgtgatgtcacatgcctgcagtcctaggtccttgggaggctgaagcaggagggtcaGTTAAGTCTGGGAATTTGAGTTTGCAGCGAACTATaatgacaccattgcactccagactgggcaacagagcaagaccctgtcttaaaaaaaaggaaaataaattacatttagtTTTCATTAAAACTTTGCAGGTGAAATAGTTAAGGACTTTATATTCCCTCTGTTTAAGCAGGTGCTGACAAAGAGTAGGACAAAACAGGTATTGAAAAACCAAAGGGAAGGTTGGAGGAGGGAGTCTATATTCCTGGATCTCTCCTTTGCAATAGAGAATGAGAGAATCCTCAGCCTGTGACTGCCCACATGCAGGCATGTTGACTTTGGGCAGGACTCCTGGATGTATGATGACTTGGAGCAACCTGACCAGAGTTAGGGGCTAGATTTGGAACCTCTTGTACTCTGGAATACAAAGGTATTTGGGAGTTGAGCTATACCCAGATACCTGAAGCCACCTCAGAGGATACCATGAGGAAGATTCCGAAAGTTCTGGCAGGATCCAGACCTGTTAATTTTCTTAAACATCTCAAATAAAGTTAACCCATTTTCAGGTCTCCTCTCCTGCTGTTTGTTGGTTGCTCCTCTGCTGAGAGTCCCACACAGTGACCTCCTGTGGCCTCAGACTGGCTTCTGCCTTAGCAAGGGTCCTTCCACCAGCTCAGGAGGGAAATCAAGCCAGGACCTGTATAATGATGATTCTCCCAGGATGTGACCTTGGGGATGTGCTCAGGCTCCAGAGAAGTTTCTCATGTAGTTCAAAGCATGGTAGGCAAGAGGTAGAAAGCTTAGGTGAGTGGTCCAAATGCCTGCATCATATTCACCTGGatgttgttaaaaatacagattgctGGGCTTTATTATAGACCTATTTAATGAGAAACTGTAGGGGTTAGGCCTGGTGTGTTGACTGTTTAATGACAATCCCTGGTGATATTTATGCCTTCAATCAAACAATAACTTGGGGACATATGGTTAAATGTTAGCATCACCATTTACTTGTATTCAAGAAACTATTGCTTTCATCTAACAAGGTCAAAAGATAATTTATGTAAGCAAAAGAAGAGAGACAGGAGAAAGTAAAACAGACAACTGAAAATGAGTgacttgttttcctttccttgacTAAGTTACTGATTAGTTGGCAGCTTACAACGAGGACAGATCAGGGTAATGTAGATTCGAAAGAGA comes from the Symphalangus syndactylus isolate Jambi chromosome 8, NHGRI_mSymSyn1-v2.1_pri, whole genome shotgun sequence genome and includes:
- the NYAP2 gene encoding neuronal tyrosine-phosphorylated phosphoinositide-3-kinase adapter 2 isoform X1; this encodes MISSKMMSSNPEEDPLDTFLQYIEDMGMKAYDGLVIQNASDIARENDRLRNETNLAYLKEKNEKRRRQEEAIKRIGGEVGRGHEGSYVGKHFRMGFMTMPAPQDRLPHPCSSGFSVRSQSLHSVGGTDDDSSCGSRRQPPPKPKRDPSTKLSTSSETVSSTAASKSGKPPERTEVSAKPRPHSDEYSKKIPPPKPKRNPNTQLSTSFDETYIKKHGPRRTSLPRDSSLCQMGSPAGDPEEEEPVYIEMVGNILRDFRKEDDDQSEAVYEEMKYPIFDDLGQDAKCDFDHHSCSSQCATPTVPDLDFAKASVPCPPKGLLCDIPPPFPNLLSHRPPLLVFPPAPVHCSPNSDESPLTPLEVTKLPVLENVSYMKQPAGASPSALPSHVPGHAKLEKEQAAALGPASATPALSSSPPPPSTLYRTQSPHGYPKSHSTSPSPVSMGRSLTPLSLKRPPPYDAVHSGSLSRSSPSVPHSTPRPVSQDGAKMVNAAVNTYGAAPGGSRSRTPTSPLEELTSLFSSGRSLLRKSSSGRRSKEPAEKSTEELKVRSHSTEPLPKLDNKERGHHGASSSREPVKAQEWDGTPGPPVVTSRLGRCSVSPTLLAGNHSSEPKVSCKLGRSASTSGVPPPSVTPLRQTSDLQQSQVACMQWFHGDHTMLEMIEKKRCLCKEIKARQKTEKGLCKQDSMPILPSWKKNAGAKKYSPPPYSKQQTVFWDTAI
- the NYAP2 gene encoding neuronal tyrosine-phosphorylated phosphoinositide-3-kinase adapter 2 isoform X4, with amino-acid sequence MISSKMMSSNPEEDPLDTFLQYIEDMGMKAYDGLVIQNASDIARENDRLRNETNLAYLKEKNEKRRRQEEAIKRIGGEVGRGHEGSYVGKHFRMGFMTMPAPQDRLPHPCSSGFSVRSQSLHSVGGTDDDSSCGSRRQPPPKPKRDPSTKLSTSSETVSSTAASKSGKPPERTEVSAKPRPHSDEYSKKIPPPKPKRNPNTQLSTSFDETYIKKHGPRRTSLPRDSSLCQMGSPAGDPEEEEPVYIEMVGNILRDFRKEDDDQSEAVYEEMKYPIFDDLGQDAKCDFDHHSCSSQCATPTVPDLDFAKASVPCPPKGLLCDIPPPFPNLLSHRPPLLVFPPAPVHCSPNSDESPLTPLEVTKLPVLENVSYMKQPAGASPSALPSHVPGHAKLEKEQAAALGPASATPALSSSPPPPSTLYRTQSPHGYPKSHSTSPSPVSMGRSLTPLSLKRPPPYDAVHSGSLSRSSPSVPHSTPRPVSQDGAKMVNAAVNTYGAAPGGSRSRTPTSPLEELTSLFSSGRSLLRKSSSGRRSKEPAEKSTEELKVRSHSTEPLPKLDNKERGHHGASSSREPVKAQEWDGTPGPPVVTSRLGRCSVSPTLLAGNHSSEPKVSCKLGRSASTSGVPPPSVTPLRQTSDLQQSQLI
- the NYAP2 gene encoding neuronal tyrosine-phosphorylated phosphoinositide-3-kinase adapter 2 isoform X5, whose protein sequence is MISSKMMSSNPEEDPLDTFLQYIEDMGMKAYDGLVIQNASDIARENDRLRNETNLAYLKEKNEKRRRQEEAIKRIGGEVGRGHEGSYVGKHFRMGFMTMPAPQDRLPHPCSSGFSVRSQSLHSVGGTDDDSSCGSRRQPPPKPKRDPSTKLSTSSETVSSTAASKSGKPPERTEVSAKPRPHSDEYSKKIPPPKPKRNPNTQLSTSFDETYIKKHGPRRTSLPRDSSLCQMGSPAGDPEEEEPVYIEMVGNILRDFRKEDDDQSEAVYEEMKYPIFDDLGQDAKCDFDHHSCSSQCATPTVPDLDFAKASVPCPPKGLLCDIPPPFPNLLSHRPPLLVFPPAPVHCSPNSDESPLTPLEVTKLPVLENVSYMKQPAGASPSALPSHVPGHAKLEKEQAAALGPASATPALSSSPPPPSTLYRTQSPHGYPKSHSTSPSPVSMGRSLTPLSLKRPPPYDAVHSGSLSRSSPSVPHSTPRPVSQDGAKMVNAAVNTYGAAPGGSRSRTPTSPLEELTSLFSSGRSLLRKSSSGRRSKEPAEKSTEELKVRSHSTEPLPKLDNKERGHHGASSSREPVKAQEWDGTPGPPVVTSRLGRCSVSPTLLAGNHSSEPKVSCKLGRSASTSGVPPPSVTPLRQTSDLQQSQI
- the NYAP2 gene encoding neuronal tyrosine-phosphorylated phosphoinositide-3-kinase adapter 2 isoform X2 — encoded protein: MCNLTANGKNNRVEEMEKMVYGEKTKPMDPLFQGFCGLFRTSSDSCIGGEVGRGHEGSYVGKHFRMGFMTMPAPQDRLPHPCSSGFSVRSQSLHSVGGTDDDSSCGSRRQPPPKPKRDPSTKLSTSSETVSSTAASKSGKPPERTEVSAKPRPHSDEYSKKIPPPKPKRNPNTQLSTSFDETYIKKHGPRRTSLPRDSSLCQMGSPAGDPEEEEPVYIEMVGNILRDFRKEDDDQSEAVYEEMKYPIFDDLGQDAKCDFDHHSCSSQCATPTVPDLDFAKASVPCPPKGLLCDIPPPFPNLLSHRPPLLVFPPAPVHCSPNSDESPLTPLEVTKLPVLENVSYMKQPAGASPSALPSHVPGHAKLEKEQAAALGPASATPALSSSPPPPSTLYRTQSPHGYPKSHSTSPSPVSMGRSLTPLSLKRPPPYDAVHSGSLSRSSPSVPHSTPRPVSQDGAKMVNAAVNTYGAAPGGSRSRTPTSPLEELTSLFSSGRSLLRKSSSGRRSKEPAEKSTEELKVRSHSTEPLPKLDNKERGHHGASSSREPVKAQEWDGTPGPPVVTSRLGRCSVSPTLLAGNHSSEPKVSCKLGRSASTSGVPPPSVTPLRQTSDLQQSQVACMQWFHGDHTMLEMIEKKRCLCKEIKARQKTEKGLCKQDSMPILPSWKKNAGAKKYSPPPYSKQQTVFWDTAI
- the NYAP2 gene encoding neuronal tyrosine-phosphorylated phosphoinositide-3-kinase adapter 2 isoform X3; this encodes MRWVSVRAGQGDQSGGCKSNRDEGRWWLGPEQQPWRSIGGEVGRGHEGSYVGKHFRMGFMTMPAPQDRLPHPCSSGFSVRSQSLHSVGGTDDDSSCGSRRQPPPKPKRDPSTKLSTSSETVSSTAASKSGKPPERTEVSAKPRPHSDEYSKKIPPPKPKRNPNTQLSTSFDETYIKKHGPRRTSLPRDSSLCQMGSPAGDPEEEEPVYIEMVGNILRDFRKEDDDQSEAVYEEMKYPIFDDLGQDAKCDFDHHSCSSQCATPTVPDLDFAKASVPCPPKGLLCDIPPPFPNLLSHRPPLLVFPPAPVHCSPNSDESPLTPLEVTKLPVLENVSYMKQPAGASPSALPSHVPGHAKLEKEQAAALGPASATPALSSSPPPPSTLYRTQSPHGYPKSHSTSPSPVSMGRSLTPLSLKRPPPYDAVHSGSLSRSSPSVPHSTPRPVSQDGAKMVNAAVNTYGAAPGGSRSRTPTSPLEELTSLFSSGRSLLRKSSSGRRSKEPAEKSTEELKVRSHSTEPLPKLDNKERGHHGASSSREPVKAQEWDGTPGPPVVTSRLGRCSVSPTLLAGNHSSEPKVSCKLGRSASTSGVPPPSVTPLRQTSDLQQSQVACMQWFHGDHTMLEMIEKKRCLCKEIKARQKTEKGLCKQDSMPILPSWKKNAGAKKYSPPPYSKQQTVFWDTAI